The genomic DNA ttgaagaaaaatcatggacttttaacaaaaacaaaaaaatatcaagatcTTTATTCCTAGGAAttaacctcttttttttttttgaaactaccTCTTTTTTCTCGTATTTATTCAAAGCTTAAATTCGCTGTTAACgtttatatttaaacaattcAACAAGTTCACTTgatcattttttaatttcatatgaTAAGTTTGCTGAAACGAATATAAGGTTCTTGATGAATTGATGAAGAAAGAATAATCTCCAATTTGCATGGAAGTCTTAGTCATCTCCTCGCTTTACCCTCATGTATTAGTGTATaataatagtgtatagtaaaacaacaagtcaaattattggtaatttttaatttgtaatgTTTTGGTTGTTTGATTCATACAAAAGAGTGAGGTTAAAGGGTCGCTGTCTTTTTGGTAACTTGTAGGGTCGTGATTGACAATGGAGTTTGCCCCAATTCAACTGTCGTCAAGGTTTTTACCCTCACGCTACCTTCCTCTTCTCTTCCGTTTCAtttcaaaatgatttataataCTTAAAActtaatcgttttttttttggttagatcGATAGCGCAAGAAGCCCAGGAATATTGCTTGAATCTGTACAGCTTCTAACCGATATGAATCTCTGGATTAGGAAAGCTTATATTTCCTCTGACGGGAAATGGAATATGGATGGTAATTATCCCTAATCTTACGCTAATTAGACTAATTAAggaagtaaaaataatttagttgattcgtttttttttatttttgcttgtTCAGTTTTCCATGTCAGCGACCTTAATGGAAACAAATTAACTGACGAGAACCTAATCCGTTACATTGAAAAGGTAAACCTAAAGTTACCATTTAACTATGTCATTACTTTTGTGAATGTtatgtgaaatgaaatattcaaaacactcttttaaaaatatttacagtCGATCGAGACGTCTCATTACTGTAAAAGCGAAGGGTACACCGGTTTAACGGCTCTAGAGTTAACCGGAACAGATAGAGTTGGTTTACTCTCCGAGGTTTTCGCTGTTCTAGCCGATCTTCAATGTGATATTGTCGAGGCTAAGGCATGGACGCATAACGGGAGGATTGCCTCCATGATCTACGTTAGAGACGGTAACTCCGGGACTGCGATCGACGAAGATTCCGACCGTGTCCAACGGATAGAAGGGCAGTTACGTAATTTGTTAAAAGCAGACGATGGTTACCAAAACGACACGAGGACATGCGTTACGTATGGTGGCAACACTCATATGGAGAGAAGGTTGCATCAGAGGATGTTCATGGACCGTGACTACGAGAAGAAGTTTGATTCCGAGACGTCTCCGGTTGTTTCCGTACAGAACCTTGTAAAACGTGGTTACTCTGTTGTGAACTTGCAGTGCAAGGATCGGATGAAGCTTTTGTTCGACGTGGTTTGCACGTTAACGGACATGGCTTACATTGTGTTCCACGCCGCGATTCGAACGGTTGGAGAAACGGCGTTTTTGGAATTTTATGTAAGACATAGTGATGGAAACCCGGTTAATTCAGAACCGGAGAGACAACGTTTGATCCAATGTTTACAAGCTGCCGTTGAAAGAAGAACGGTTAAGGTATGAACTATGAAACAATTAACAATTTCAATCCGGTTGAACCAAAATTAAACCAATCGGTTTAGAATCTGatgtatttttacttttatgcaGGGTGTTAGATTGGAGCTATGCACTACAGATAGACCTGGATTGTTGGCAGAAGTAACACGAGTATTGAGGGAGAATGGATTAAACATTGCTAGAGCCAAGATATCGACTAAAGAAGGTATAGCGAGGAATGTGTTCTATGTGACAGATGCAAATGGTAACCTTATAGATCCAGAGATAATCAAATCAATTAGAGAGAAAATTGGAATCGATGACTTAAGTGTTAAAGAACCGTTCCCGCTTAGTTGCCGAGAAGCAGTTGTGAAGGAACAACAGAAAGAGGAGCAGCAAGATCACCAAGCACGCATTGGAGGAGGGGCAGTGTTAGTATCACTTGGGAGTCTAGTAATGAGAAATCTATACCAATTGGGTTTGATCAAATCATACTTTTAGGACATTAAACCGGTTGACTAAACGAGCCATATATACCAATTCAATCGTGTTTGTTAACAACTCACGCGGTTGAATTGGTGTATTTGAATCAGATAGTCAACCGGTAGTGGATTTGGTTTGTGGTTTGTATTATTATTGTATGTACAAAAAGAAGGTGAGAAGTTAGCTAAAATATTGGTGGTCGGTCTTCTTGTTAGACCAATTGGTTGTAGAAGAATGTTAGGTAGATCTTGgtacatttatttttatctgtacatatttattatattacctATGGTTGTTAAGAACATTAGCTTGTCAATAGTAAGTCAATATGTTATGTAAATAACAAGTTAGTTTATGGGGTTTGTTTTAAGTAAGGAGACAAGCTGGTCCTACATGTACTCTTAGAGCATCtccttattatttttttttactgtttgattttttttctgtaaaaaaaaataataataataataataatcgacCAACTGCGAgccgccacgtgtcgtgggaCCCGCGAAATAGTGATGATACAAGTTCAGTGGGAAGAGACTATGAGAAGAGAGGTTcatagaatttgatttttttaatatttttttttttaggatttgTGTGAACCCCCCATTAGTGAACTAATGGGGATGCTCTtattagtttgttttgtttatgaatCGTTCTCATGTGATCTCTTAGCATGGTTATAAAAAGACAACTATGTTTCTTCAAGATGAAGATAAGCTTTAcaaaccaataaacaattatttGTATAAGAATCAGTGTGTAAGACTTATTGGCCATGGACGTGCGTCTCCATGATGTAACATCCACGTATGTTAATGACAACTATGGTGATGCATAATCCTAACTCTGAGTCCTTCCCGTGTTATAAGGAGAAGAACATCTTTTTACCACATTACATAGAGATTAAAGAAATTTTGATGTTTATGGCATTGATGAGtactttttagcaaaaaaaaaaagacattgatgagtatttagttttcaaaaatgtcactgttttttttctttatgtcACTGTTATTATAAGTAAAAAGAAATATGTTCGAATTAATGATATTACCTTTTGGAAAGAATGCGGTACAACtgaaaaagtcaaaacaaacaTTTAAATTTAGCGAAAATCGTACTCGTTCTATAATTCATCAGAAGAGAAAACAATCCAATAAGAAATTTAGAGAATCTAGCAagaatataaagttgaaaactttACTGTGTCTTTAAATGCAAAGTTGCAAACAGCTAAGCAATATAGACGAATAAAAGCGAACCACGTGACTTCTGAACTGAAATCTCCACTAACCGGTTCTTCTGAGATGCTTCCTAATTCCGCCGGTTGAAGTCGGGTTCGCATTTTAACTCCACCAACTCTgttaatctgtttttttttcctataattGACAAGAGCA from Raphanus sativus cultivar WK10039 unplaced genomic scaffold, ASM80110v3 Scaffold3852, whole genome shotgun sequence includes the following:
- the LOC130506979 gene encoding ACT domain-containing protein ACR7 yields the protein MELSDCSNEYEKLVVRMNMPRVVIDNGVCPNSTVVKIDSARSPGILLESVQLLTDMNLWIRKAYISSDGKWNMDVFHVSDLNGNKLTDENLIRYIEKSIETSHYCKSEGYTGLTALELTGTDRVGLLSEVFAVLADLQCDIVEAKAWTHNGRIASMIYVRDGNSGTAIDEDSDRVQRIEGQLRNLLKADDGYQNDTRTCVTYGGNTHMERRLHQRMFMDRDYEKKFDSETSPVVSVQNLVKRGYSVVNLQCKDRMKLLFDVVCTLTDMAYIVFHAAIRTVGETAFLEFYVRHSDGNPVNSEPERQRLIQCLQAAVERRTVKGVRLELCTTDRPGLLAEVTRVLRENGLNIARAKISTKEGIARNVFYVTDANGNLIDPEIIKSIREKIGIDDLSVKEPFPLSCREAVVKEQQKEEQQDHQARIGGGAVLVSLGSLVMRNLYQLGLIKSYF